From a region of the Arachis ipaensis cultivar K30076 chromosome B09, Araip1.1, whole genome shotgun sequence genome:
- the LOC107615309 gene encoding uncharacterized protein LOC107615309: protein MIKKRRYHKYNKAEMSKEYEFKVGLEFKSLGQFKDAIRKHALLNGRDIRYIKNDKVRGRVGCRGKKGKCRWMAFASKVGGSDCFRLKTLNRKHTCGRNYNVTKAYWARRKTREVHDRAILQYGKLRDYCAEIMRTNPGCTTQILFDRPSITHQLRFMKMNMCLDSVKQGFLAGCKPIIGVDGYHLKGDHSQQLMVAVGRDPNDNYFPIAVAIVEAETRDSWGWFINLLLDDIGYVSRRKWIFMSDQQKGLMQVFQEMMPTLKHRLWLRHLYANYKKAYGGGTVLRDLILSIDKAIYVEEWERSMTQQCTSNQQYAKLAALDPKLWWKSNFTFLSKSDMLRIIFLKLSMCYWMSQFAEKKKKAEKYGSTIMPKPKKRLDVIATRAIEWQARWAGGLTYEVSHKNRMIVERFVVDLLAGTYSCKFWELYGMPCPHACCAIFEKWDNLEDYCSNFYNPAAYAATYGKLVSPINGKNMWPKVECDTIMPPILRVKPGRPRMVRIREPDENCSQTKLRRMGTSVTCNNCRQYGHNRRHCPNPIVSGTNSGIGCDSI, encoded by the exons ATGATTAAGAAGAGAAGATATCATAAATATAATAAGGCTGAGATGAGCAAGGAATATGAGTTTAAGGTGGGTTTAGAGTTCAAGTCACTTGGTCAGTTTAAAGATGCTATTAGaaagcatgctttgttgaatggAAGGGATATTAGGTATATCAAGAATGATAAGGTTAGAGGTAGAGTGGGCTGCAGAGGGAAGAAAGGAAAGTGTAGGTGGATGGCATTTGCATCCAAAGTTGGTGGTTCTGATTGCTTTCGGCTGAAGACCCTTAATAGAAAACACACTTGTGGACGAAATTACAACG TCACAAAGGCTTATTGGGCAAGGAGAAAAACGAGAGAAGTACATGACAGGGCTATTCTGCAATATGGCAAGCTGAGAGATTACTGTGCAGAGATTATGAGGACAAATCCCGGGTGTACCACTCAGATTTTGTTTGACAGGCCTTCAATTACACACCAGCTAAGGTTTATGAAGATGAACATGTGTCTAGATTCTGTTAAGCAAGGGTTCTTGGCTGGTTGCAAGCCTATTATAGGGGTAGATGGCTACCACTTGAAGGGTGATCATAGCCAACAACTTATGGTGGCTGTTGGAAGAGATCCAAACGATAATTACTTCCCAATTGCTGTTGCTATTGTAGAGGCTGAAACCAGAGACAGTTGGGGTTGGTTTATTAACCTTTTATTGGATGATATTGGATATGTTAGTAGAAGGAAGTGGATATTCATGTCCGACCAACAAAAG GGTTTGATGCAAGTTTTTCAAGAGATGATGCCGACTTTAAAGCATAGACTATGGTTGAGACATTTGTATGCCAATTACAAGAAAGCATATGGTGGTGGGACTGTTTTGAGGGACCTAATTCTATCAATAGATAAAGCTATATATGTGGAGGAATGGGAGAGGAGCATGACGCAGCAATGCACATCAAACCAACAATATGCAAAGCTAGCAGCATTAGATCCCAAGCTCTGGTGGAAGAGCAACTTCACTTTTCTTTCTAAAAGCGACATGTTGAGAATAATATTTCTGAAGCTTTCAATG TGTTATTGGATGTCTCAATTTgctgaaaaaaagaagaaggccgAAAAATATGGCAGTACAATCATGCCTAAACCAAAAAAGAGGCTTGATGTCATTGCAACACGAGCTATAGAGTGGCAAGCAAGATGGGCTGGAGGACTGACATACGAGGTTTCTCATAAGAATCGGATGATTGTAGAGAGGTTCGTGGTTGACTTATTGGCTGGAACGTATAGCTGCAAATTTTGGGAATTATATGGAATGCCCTGCCCGCATGCTTGTTGTGCCATATTTGAGAAATGGGACAATCTAGAAGATTACTGCAGCAACTTCTATAACCCAGCAGCCTATGCTGCAACTTATGGCAAGTTAGTTTCTCCAATCAACGGAAAAAATATGTGGCCGAAAGTTGAGTGTGATACCATCATGCCCCCCATCCTTAGAGTGAAGCCAGGAAGACCACGGATGGTGAGGATCAGAGAACCTGATGAGAACTGTTCTCAGACAAAGCTTAGGAGGATGGGTACATCTGTGACATGCAACAACTGCAGACAATATGGACATAATAGAAGGCATTGTCCCAATCCAATAGTGTCAGGTACCAATAGTGGAATAGGTTGTGATAGTATATGA
- the LOC107617753 gene encoding aspartic proteinase yields MGNKYLLLSLCLWALTCSLLPSFSYGLMRIGLKKRTLDLEAIKAARMVREKLRLSRPMMGANDHSVNKPGIEDDIVPLKNYLDAQYYGEIGIGTPPQTFNVIFDTGSSNLWIPSSKCYFSLACYTHHWYKSSKSKTYVKNGTSCKIVYGSGSISGFFSRDSVTVGDVVVKNQDFIEATREGSLSFVLAKFDGILGLGFQEISVENALPVWDNMVLQNLVNEPVFSFWLNGDPNAKSGGELVFGGVDPKHFVGNHTYVPVTTKGYWQIEMGDFYIGGVSTGVCEGGCAAIVDSGTSLLAGPTTVVTEINHAIGAEGVLSVECKEVISQYGELIWDLLVSGVRADDVCSQVGLCTMRDQSKSAGIEMVTEKEQKDLSAKDTALCTSCQMLVIWIQNQLRQESTKDRVFNYVNQLCESLPSPNGESVVDCQSIHILPNITFTIGDKHFTLSPDQYILKTGEGIAEVCLSGFIAFDIPPPRGPLWILGDIFMRVYHTVFDSGNLRLGFAKAA; encoded by the exons ATGGGGAACAAGTATTTGTTGTTGTCTCTCTGTTTGTGGGCTTTAACATGTTCCCTTCTTCCTTCGTTCTCATATGGACTCATGAGAATCGGTTTGAAGAAGAGAACTCTAGATCTTGAAGCCATCAAAGCTGCTAGAATGGTAAGAGAAAAGCTAAGATTGAGCAGGCCGATGATGGGTGCGAACGATCATTCTGTTAATAAGCCAGGCATCGAAGACGATATAGTACCTTTGAAGAATTATCTGGATGCACAGTATTATGGAGAGATTGGAATTGGAACACCACCGCAAACATTCAATGTCATCTTTGATACTGGCAGTTCTAACCTCTGGATTCCTTCATCAAAGTGCTACTTTTCT CTTGCCTGCTATACGCATCATTGGTACAAGTCATCGAAATCCAAAACATATGTAAAGAATG GAACATCATGTAAAATAGTGTATGGTTCTGGATCAATATCTGGCTTTTTCAGTCGTGATAGCGTTACAGTTGGTGATGTCGTGGTCAAGAATCAA GATTTCATCGAGGCTACGAGGGAAGGAAGTCTGTCCTTTGTGTTAGCGAAGTTCGATGGAATACTTGGTCTTGGATTTCAGGAGATCTCAGTCGAAAATGCCTTGCCAGTATG GGATAATATGGTGCTACAAAATCTTGTGAATGAGCCGGTTTTCTCTTTCTGGCTCAATGGGGATCCGAATGCGAAAAGTGGTGGTGAGCTAGTGTTTGGAGGTGTTGATCCGAAGCACTTTGTAGGAAACCATACCTATGTTCCAGTTACTACAAAAGGTTACTGGCAG ATTGAAATGGGAGATTTTTACATTGGTGGTGTGTCAACAG GTGTTTGTGAGGGTGGCTGTGCTGCTATTGTGGATTCCGGAACGTCTTTGCTCGCTGGTCCAACT ACTGTTGTGACTGAAATCAATCATGCTATTGGAGCTGAAGGAGTTCTGAGTGTAGAATGCAAGGAAGTTATTTCTCAATATGGAGAGTTGATATGGGATCTCTTGGTCTCCGGG GTACGAGCTGATGATGTGTGTTCGCAAGTTGGTTTATGTACAATGAGGGATCAATCTAAAAG TGCTGGGATTGAGATGGTGACTGAAAAGGAACAGAAAGATTTGTCAGCTAAAGATACTGCTTTGTGCACTTCCTGTCAGATGCTTGTGATTTGGATCCAGAATCAATTGCGACAAGAGTCGACCAAGGACAGAGTTTTCAACTATGTAAATCAG TTGTGTGAGAGCTTGCCGAGTCCGAATGGCGAGTCGGTAGTAGACTGTCAGAGCATTCATATATTGCCAAACATCACTTTTACAATCGGAGATAAACATTTCACCCTCTCGCCGGATCAG TATATTCTGAAAACTGGAGAAGGCATTGCTGAAGTTTGTCTTAGTGGGTTTATCGCATTCGACATCCCCCCGCCACGCGGTCCTCTCTG GATTCTGGGCGATATCTTCATGAGGGTATATCACACGGTCTTTGACTCTGGGAATCTCCGACTTGGTTTCGCCAAAGCTGCGTAA